In Pseudomonadota bacterium, the following proteins share a genomic window:
- a CDS encoding zinc-binding dehydrogenase, protein MAALIPSTALQLQSLICDIGELEISLVHVEVPEPAADEVLVRIEAAPINPSDLGLLFGAADMSTVVASGSAESQVVRAQVPEKAIKAMAGRLGQPMPVGNEGAGVVVKAGSSASAQNLLGKKVAMLGGAMYAQYRCINVERCLQLPDDVTSAEGASSFVNPMTALGMVETMHREGHKAIVHAAAASNLGLMLNRICIKDGIPLVNIVRKQDQVNLLKAQGAKFVCNTESLDFLVELADAIAATNATIAFDPIGGGKLAGQILTCMEVALNREPKEYSRYGSTTHKQVYIYGSLDTSRTEIVRNFGFSWGMGGWLLFNFLAKIGSIEEERLRQRIARELKTTFASAYSHEISLSGALQLEAIKGYSKKSTGAKYLINPNKGVSS, encoded by the coding sequence ATGGCCGCTCTAATTCCATCTACCGCATTGCAATTACAATCGTTAATTTGTGACATTGGTGAACTCGAAATATCATTAGTTCATGTCGAGGTTCCTGAACCTGCTGCGGACGAGGTGCTGGTGCGTATTGAGGCTGCGCCTATTAACCCCTCTGACTTGGGCTTACTCTTTGGCGCTGCTGATATGTCTACTGTGGTTGCATCAGGCAGTGCTGAGAGTCAGGTTGTCCGCGCACAGGTTCCGGAAAAAGCTATAAAGGCCATGGCCGGGAGGTTGGGTCAACCGATGCCCGTTGGCAATGAGGGTGCGGGAGTGGTTGTTAAGGCGGGCAGTTCGGCCTCGGCTCAAAACCTCTTGGGTAAAAAAGTTGCCATGCTTGGCGGTGCTATGTATGCACAATATCGCTGTATCAATGTTGAGCGTTGCTTGCAGCTGCCAGATGATGTTACGTCTGCAGAAGGTGCGAGTTCCTTCGTGAATCCCATGACGGCGTTGGGCATGGTTGAAACGATGCACCGTGAGGGCCACAAGGCAATAGTGCACGCCGCTGCCGCATCTAACTTAGGATTAATGCTGAACCGCATCTGCATTAAAGATGGGATCCCTTTAGTTAACATCGTGCGAAAACAGGATCAAGTTAATTTGCTGAAAGCGCAAGGCGCGAAGTTTGTTTGTAATACTGAATCTTTAGATTTTCTGGTGGAGCTGGCAGACGCGATTGCGGCTACCAACGCAACCATCGCCTTTGATCCCATTGGCGGTGGTAAGTTGGCTGGTCAAATTTTAACCTGTATGGAGGTAGCATTAAATCGAGAGCCTAAAGAATATAGCCGTTATGGATCGACGACTCATAAGCAGGTTTATATCTACGGTTCCTTGGATACTTCTCGAACTGAGATAGTTCGTAATTTCGGATTTTCTTGGGGAATGGGAGGGTGGTTACTCTTTAATTTTTTGGCAAAGATTGGTTCAATTGAGGAGGAGAGATTACGTCAGCGTATTGCGAGGGAATTAAAGACCACATTCGCCAGTGCCTACTCTCATGAGATCTCTCTATCTGGTGCGCTGCAATTGGAAGCGATCAAGGGTTATAGTAAAAAATCCACTGGGGCAAAGTACCTAATTAATCCCAATAAGGGTGTTTCGTCTTAG
- a CDS encoding glutathione binding-like protein, translating to MDLRIFSYLPNPRIWKATITARLCGITIDVRGTNPNDLSKWLWDFDAHQIADDEYSGIAAFVRQSRMGFGGKQLYKTDSFLVANPFGAVPTAFSPDGSVGIFESNSIMRAVARLGAATCPLYGEDAYSASRIDSFLDASLVFARDAQIYLLALRDGNLNRDIYESADTALHAYLGGLDRALSPSRSYLVGDSLSIADICVVSELALFFRGASDDETLRTLGLEPITGPVIDERYPLAMNHFRTLCQHEAFAPDVLPYLKKISVRP from the coding sequence ATGGATCTACGTATTTTTTCTTATCTTCCGAACCCGAGAATTTGGAAAGCAACCATTACAGCACGATTGTGTGGGATAACGATTGATGTTCGTGGGACCAACCCAAATGATCTGTCCAAATGGCTCTGGGATTTTGACGCACATCAGATTGCTGATGATGAGTACTCGGGTATTGCTGCATTTGTTCGGCAATCACGTATGGGTTTTGGGGGTAAGCAGCTTTATAAAACCGACAGCTTCCTTGTTGCTAATCCTTTTGGGGCTGTGCCGACAGCTTTTAGTCCCGATGGTTCTGTTGGTATATTTGAGTCCAACAGTATTATGCGCGCAGTTGCGAGGCTGGGTGCGGCAACTTGCCCCCTATATGGGGAGGATGCATATTCTGCTTCTCGAATAGATAGTTTTCTCGACGCCAGTTTAGTATTTGCGCGCGATGCGCAAATATATTTGTTAGCGTTGCGTGACGGAAACCTTAATAGGGATATCTATGAATCTGCGGACACGGCGCTCCATGCCTATTTGGGTGGGCTTGATCGTGCCTTATCACCAAGTCGTTCATATTTGGTGGGTGACTCTCTAAGTATTGCTGATATTTGCGTAGTCTCGGAGCTGGCCTTGTTTTTTCGCGGGGCTAGTGATGACGAGACGCTGCGCACCCTTGGGTTGGAGCCTATTACTGGCCCTGTTATCGATGAGCGTTATCCGCTCGCCATGAATCATTTCCGTACGCTTTGTCAACATGAAGCATTTGCGCCAGATGTGTTGCCGTATTTGAAAAAAATCTCGGTAAGACCGTAG
- the msrP gene encoding protein-methionine-sulfoxide reductase catalytic subunit MsrP, whose product MKNSFKSNIPSSEITSRTLFESRRRWMQGGVASLAAMAISPASAKPRDERNFPVKFESKKSEFSTGEELTTYSDVTRYNNFYEFGTGKEDPFEQAHRLKTDGWTIQIIGEVHRPQRLDIDQLLRLAPLQERIYRLRCVEAWSMVIPWIGFPLSKLLDAVRPTGNARYVEFISLHDPEQMPGQRGASLDWPYKEGLRLDEAMNPLTLLTLGLYGEVLPNQNGAPVRIVVPWKYGFKSAKSIVTIKLTEKKPATSWNLANPREYGFYSNVNPHVSHPRWSQRKERRIGEFLKRDTEMFNGYSKWVAGLYRDLDLSKHY is encoded by the coding sequence ATGAAAAATTCCTTTAAATCAAACATACCCTCTTCAGAAATCACATCAAGAACGCTATTCGAGTCTAGGCGACGATGGATGCAAGGTGGCGTTGCCTCATTGGCGGCGATGGCTATCTCTCCTGCAAGTGCTAAGCCGCGTGATGAAAGAAATTTCCCGGTTAAATTCGAATCAAAAAAAAGTGAATTTTCGACTGGTGAGGAACTAACAACATACTCGGATGTGACTCGGTATAACAATTTCTACGAGTTTGGTACGGGGAAAGAAGATCCTTTTGAGCAAGCTCATAGATTGAAAACCGATGGGTGGACCATACAAATCATCGGTGAAGTTCATCGACCACAAAGGCTCGATATTGATCAACTCTTACGCCTTGCGCCGCTTCAAGAACGAATTTATCGATTGCGGTGTGTTGAGGCCTGGTCCATGGTGATTCCTTGGATCGGATTTCCACTGTCTAAATTATTGGATGCAGTTCGTCCTACCGGAAATGCTCGTTATGTAGAGTTTATCTCTTTACATGATCCGGAACAGATGCCAGGGCAAAGGGGTGCATCGCTTGATTGGCCATATAAGGAGGGATTGCGGTTGGATGAGGCCATGAATCCGCTCACGCTTTTGACGCTGGGTTTATACGGAGAAGTCTTGCCGAACCAAAATGGAGCCCCAGTGAGAATAGTAGTGCCGTGGAAATATGGGTTTAAAAGTGCGAAATCCATCGTCACCATAAAATTGACTGAAAAAAAACCGGCTACTTCTTGGAATCTTGCCAACCCTCGAGAGTATGGATTTTATTCCAATGTAAACCCCCATGTTTCACATCCTAGGTGGAGCCAACGTAAGGAGCGAAGGATTGGAGAATTTCTCAAACGAGATACAGAAATGTTTAACGGATATTCTAAGTGGGTTGCGGGTTTATATCGTGATTTAGATCTAAGCAAGCACTACTGA
- a CDS encoding amidase, producing the protein MNKVDVCFLPAHTMLDLVRQRKISATELLDCHLEQIVKVNPQINAIVTLDEERARVTASNIDQRIMSQVPLGLLEGLPVAHKDLTLTKGIRTTFGSPLYEDFIPDHDALIVERLRQSGAITVGKTNTPEFGAGSQTFNKVFGATRNPYDLNKTCGGSSGGAAAALASGLVPIADGSDLGGSLRNPASFCNVVGFRPSTGLVPIWPNPSAWFPLSVLGPMARTVADVSLMLSAIAGPDPRCPLSITESPNIFQQGLERDFSGVRVAWSRTLGGLPVDDEVLKVIETAVHRIEDTGCIVDEVDPDLTEADEVFHVLRAWHMESVLGELLAAHPDQFKDTLVWNIEQGRTLTGPEVARAERLRSAMYERLRQFMNTYEFIICPVTQVLPFDVDLPYVSEINGNILSTYLDWMKSCFRISATGHPALSVPAGFSSSGLPVGLQIVGRFRDDFGVLQFGHAFEQLSEFWKARPKI; encoded by the coding sequence ATGAATAAAGTAGATGTCTGTTTTCTTCCGGCCCACACTATGCTCGACTTGGTGCGGCAGCGAAAGATTTCTGCTACAGAGTTGCTTGATTGTCATTTAGAACAAATTGTAAAAGTTAATCCGCAAATTAATGCCATTGTCACGTTGGACGAGGAGCGAGCAAGAGTTACTGCCAGCAATATCGATCAACGCATCATGAGCCAGGTTCCATTAGGGTTATTGGAAGGGCTACCCGTTGCGCATAAAGATTTAACTTTAACCAAGGGAATCAGGACGACTTTCGGATCCCCTTTGTACGAGGACTTTATTCCCGACCACGACGCCTTGATCGTTGAGAGGCTGCGGCAGTCGGGTGCCATCACAGTAGGTAAGACCAATACGCCAGAGTTTGGCGCCGGTAGTCAAACTTTTAATAAAGTTTTTGGCGCCACTCGAAATCCATATGACTTAAATAAAACTTGCGGTGGCTCTAGTGGCGGAGCTGCTGCTGCGCTTGCGTCTGGCCTCGTACCCATTGCTGATGGATCGGATTTAGGAGGGTCGCTAAGGAATCCGGCTAGTTTTTGTAATGTCGTTGGGTTTAGGCCTTCGACGGGGCTTGTTCCAATTTGGCCAAACCCTTCAGCTTGGTTTCCACTCTCCGTTCTAGGCCCAATGGCTAGAACGGTTGCTGATGTTTCGTTGATGCTGTCTGCGATCGCGGGTCCAGATCCGCGTTGTCCTTTGTCGATCACAGAGAGCCCGAATATTTTTCAACAAGGCTTAGAAAGAGACTTCAGTGGTGTGAGAGTCGCTTGGAGCAGAACGCTGGGTGGTTTGCCTGTGGATGATGAGGTACTTAAAGTCATTGAAACAGCGGTTCATCGTATTGAAGATACAGGGTGTATTGTTGATGAGGTCGACCCAGATTTGACTGAAGCGGATGAGGTCTTTCACGTATTAAGAGCGTGGCATATGGAGTCGGTGCTTGGTGAACTTTTAGCGGCACACCCAGACCAGTTTAAAGATACGCTGGTGTGGAATATTGAGCAGGGAAGGACACTTACAGGTCCTGAGGTGGCTCGAGCGGAGCGGTTAAGAAGCGCAATGTATGAGAGACTTAGGCAATTTATGAATACATATGAGTTTATAATTTGCCCTGTGACACAGGTCTTACCATTTGATGTCGATCTTCCGTACGTCAGTGAAATTAATGGAAATATCCTGTCAACCTATCTTGACTGGATGAAATCTTGTTTTCGTATCAGTGCCACTGGCCATCCTGCGCTCTCAGTGCCCGCTGGATTTTCGTCATCTGGATTACCGGTTGGGCTTCAGATTGTTGGCCGTTTTCGAGATGATTTTGGTGTGTTGCAATTCGGGCATGCTTTTGAGCAGTTGAGTGAATTTTGGAAAGCTCGTCCTAAAATTTAA
- a CDS encoding DUF1178 family protein, translated as MIVYDLACDQEHKFEGWFSSQEDFDKQVSNGQLSCPVCGSTTISKQLSAPYLNILPDENASSRTKQKEMALAGVSLQQLHDQFIEYIAKNIEDVGTQFPDEARKIFYGESDNRSIRGEATVKVMQELKDEGIEVYALPPRPIPPGKLN; from the coding sequence ATGATTGTTTACGATTTAGCCTGCGACCAAGAACATAAGTTTGAGGGCTGGTTCTCCTCTCAAGAAGATTTTGATAAGCAAGTATCAAACGGGCAGTTATCATGTCCAGTCTGTGGCTCAACAACTATTTCTAAACAGCTCTCAGCGCCTTATCTCAACATATTGCCCGACGAGAACGCTTCTTCGAGAACCAAACAAAAGGAAATGGCCCTTGCAGGGGTAAGCCTCCAGCAGCTTCATGATCAATTTATCGAATACATAGCGAAAAATATTGAAGATGTTGGCACGCAATTTCCAGACGAAGCAAGAAAAATTTTTTATGGAGAATCTGATAATCGCTCAATTCGCGGTGAAGCTACAGTTAAAGTCATGCAAGAATTGAAGGACGAGGGCATTGAAGTGTACGCATTACCACCTAGGCCAATTCCGCCAGGTAAATTGAATTAA
- a CDS encoding sulfoxide reductase heme-binding subunit YedZ, translating into MGELTANPIEFISQFTGWWTLFSLLLTLCVTPIRYLFSLPVVFPLRRTFGLITFVYATIHFLTWLVLDQFFDWTEIALDLSKRPFIYIGFVAFAGLFILALTSTNRAKVVLGSLRWRRLHKSIYLIAILGVTHFFILVKRDVWEPLMFAAVLFVLLGYRLFLQLSNGRR; encoded by the coding sequence ATGGGTGAGTTAACAGCTAATCCAATTGAATTTATTTCGCAATTTACAGGTTGGTGGACACTTTTCTCTTTGTTACTGACCTTGTGTGTGACGCCTATTAGATATCTTTTTAGTTTACCTGTCGTATTTCCTTTACGCAGAACATTCGGGCTCATTACCTTTGTTTATGCGACAATCCATTTTTTAACTTGGTTGGTTTTAGATCAATTTTTTGACTGGACGGAGATTGCATTAGATCTATCCAAACGTCCTTTTATTTACATTGGCTTCGTTGCTTTTGCTGGACTTTTTATATTAGCGCTGACATCAACCAATCGTGCCAAAGTAGTTCTTGGATCTCTACGTTGGAGGCGATTACATAAGAGTATTTACCTGATTGCAATTTTAGGCGTGACACACTTCTTTATTTTGGTAAAACGTGATGTGTGGGAGCCGTTAATGTTTGCAGCAGTACTCTTTGTGTTATTGGGATATAGATTGTTCCTGCAATTGTCTAACGGTAGACGTTAA
- the gmhB gene encoding D-glycero-beta-D-manno-heptose 1,7-bisphosphate 7-phosphatase, with protein MKLVIMDRDGVINYDSDQYIKTPAEWKPIPQSLEAIARLNHAGYRVVVATNQSGVGRGIFNMSTLNAIHDKMYRALANVGGRIDALFFCPHTNENNCDCRKPKPGMLLDISKRFNVDLKNVPFVGDSLKDLQAAQAVDAKPILVRTGKGEKTNAAKGLPKGTKQFVDLNDAVKHIITE; from the coding sequence ATGAAACTCGTAATAATGGACAGAGATGGGGTCATAAACTATGACAGCGACCAGTATATCAAGACCCCTGCAGAGTGGAAACCAATACCACAGAGTCTAGAAGCTATCGCCCGCTTGAATCATGCTGGCTATCGAGTCGTGGTGGCCACTAATCAATCTGGAGTTGGCAGAGGCATTTTCAATATGTCAACACTCAATGCTATCCATGACAAAATGTATCGCGCGTTAGCTAATGTCGGTGGCCGAATTGATGCCTTGTTTTTTTGTCCTCACACAAATGAGAATAACTGCGACTGTCGCAAACCCAAACCCGGGATGCTTTTAGATATCTCGAAACGTTTCAACGTCGACTTGAAAAACGTGCCCTTCGTAGGAGATTCACTTAAAGACCTTCAGGCAGCACAGGCTGTTGACGCTAAACCTATTTTAGTTCGAACTGGAAAGGGAGAAAAAACAAATGCAGCCAAAGGGCTGCCTAAAGGTACGAAACAGTTTGTCGATCTAAACGACGCTGTCAAACATATCATTACTGAGTGA
- a CDS encoding lysophospholipid acyltransferase family protein — MINIARSIIFELLRFSLTVIFSAVALFTFPLSPIRRYQIITLWSHCITFLAKYICGIRYHVQGLENIPDNPCVILSKHQSAWETFAFQTIFPPQVWVLKKSLLFVPFFGWGLAMMNPIAIDRSSGPRALKQMLTQGKNRIKSGWYIIVFPEGTRIAPGKRGSYQIGGAWLSAQLQSDIVPVAHNAGDYWPKNTLLKKPGTIIVAIGKPIKTANQSPADLIQQVENWIETTMSNLTQ, encoded by the coding sequence GTGATTAATATAGCTCGGTCCATAATTTTCGAATTATTAAGATTCTCCCTCACGGTTATCTTTTCAGCTGTCGCCCTTTTCACATTTCCTCTTTCTCCGATACGAAGATACCAGATCATCACTTTATGGTCGCACTGCATCACTTTTCTTGCTAAATACATTTGCGGTATTAGGTATCATGTCCAAGGGTTGGAAAACATTCCAGACAATCCCTGCGTAATCCTCTCCAAACATCAATCTGCTTGGGAAACTTTTGCATTTCAAACTATTTTCCCTCCTCAGGTTTGGGTTCTTAAGAAAAGTCTATTGTTCGTACCGTTTTTCGGTTGGGGACTGGCGATGATGAATCCCATCGCAATAGACCGATCAAGCGGCCCTAGAGCATTGAAACAAATGCTGACGCAAGGAAAAAACAGAATCAAGAGCGGCTGGTATATCATTGTCTTTCCGGAAGGAACTAGAATAGCTCCAGGAAAACGCGGGAGCTATCAAATTGGGGGGGCATGGCTTTCAGCTCAGCTTCAATCAGATATTGTGCCGGTCGCTCATAATGCAGGTGACTACTGGCCAAAAAATACGTTACTTAAAAAACCAGGGACAATAATTGTAGCCATCGGCAAACCTATAAAAACAGCCAACCAATCACCTGCCGACCTGATACAACAGGTAGAGAATTGGATTGAAACCACAATGTCTAATTTAACGCAATAA
- a CDS encoding MATE family efflux transporter — MGALVTAFGPIFFYWVGARDDVLMAANEYARIVFFGMPLVWLFNMLCSVLRGAGAMNRAALAAASVVFVFSFLGVWLIPGEGAFAGVNDTMSAVAYTFLIAYGIGIVTVLILILWPGQPIRFIGYGIDWSIVGALLRSGLLAGTASTSTIVYSLIATGLFARFGVEWLAGYGLAVRLELVMVPIIFGIGSALIAIVGAHAGAGQRTRAIEIAWRGSLANIVIVGAIGLTISLNANWWCGGLGSAEEVVAHCSATLQVLGPFYGFFAAGLGLYFASQGLDTLVGPVVGALLRMLIVASGLLWFGFGFFATPSDVLWLIAGAMIFYGVFVVLALRFRAWQ; from the coding sequence ATGGGGGCGCTCGTTACCGCTTTTGGCCCCATATTCTTTTATTGGGTAGGAGCTCGTGACGACGTGCTCATGGCGGCTAATGAGTATGCGCGAATTGTTTTTTTCGGGATGCCGCTAGTCTGGTTGTTCAACATGTTGTGCTCGGTGTTGCGCGGTGCTGGAGCGATGAATCGAGCCGCGCTAGCGGCGGCTTCAGTTGTTTTTGTTTTTTCGTTTTTGGGCGTTTGGCTGATTCCAGGTGAGGGGGCATTTGCAGGTGTAAATGACACGATGAGTGCGGTGGCGTATACCTTCTTAATTGCATACGGCATTGGTATCGTGACGGTGTTGATTTTAATTCTTTGGCCTGGCCAGCCGATTCGTTTCATTGGATATGGAATTGACTGGTCTATCGTTGGTGCTTTGTTGCGCTCCGGCTTGCTCGCAGGTACGGCGTCAACGTCAACTATTGTCTACTCACTTATCGCAACCGGACTTTTCGCGCGGTTTGGGGTCGAATGGCTTGCTGGTTATGGTTTGGCTGTGCGTTTGGAGTTGGTGATGGTGCCCATCATTTTTGGTATTGGCAGCGCTTTAATAGCTATTGTAGGCGCACACGCTGGGGCAGGGCAGAGAACGAGAGCTATCGAAATAGCATGGCGAGGAAGCCTTGCCAATATTGTAATTGTTGGCGCGATCGGTCTCACTATCTCATTGAATGCTAATTGGTGGTGTGGTGGTCTTGGCAGTGCCGAGGAAGTCGTTGCGCATTGCAGTGCGACGTTACAGGTTCTAGGGCCTTTTTATGGATTTTTTGCTGCTGGTTTGGGCCTGTATTTTGCTAGCCAAGGGTTGGATACCCTGGTGGGGCCTGTAGTGGGTGCCTTATTACGGATGCTGATTGTAGCGAGTGGTTTGCTGTGGTTTGGTTTTGGATTCTTTGCGACACCAAGTGATGTTTTATGGTTGATTGCTGGTGCCATGATCTTTTATGGTGTGTTTGTTGTTTTAGCCCTGCGATTCCGGGCTTGGCAGTGA
- a CDS encoding DMT family transporter, translating into MARKIIKDRILQSSLPLVFAVLVISTAAILIRGAQTEGASSNTIAFLRLAIASICLGLLSFRSIIEEIRRCDARTMVRSALSGIFLAAHFMTWIISLEHISVARSTILVTTSPIWVALLSFIILKETINKKQLFGVLIATGSAFFLFYLTEEMLLNQEQRSIKGELLATLGAISVAAYLIIGRTLRQVIELKVYVFLTYSFATIALILYNLSSIRQLAPNMSGAAWIYIFCLALGPQLIGHTILNWGVRRFPATLVSTMVLAEPIAASALAWVILDEAIGLSSLLGFSGILLGIFLIVRHNKR; encoded by the coding sequence TTGGCCAGGAAGATTATAAAAGACAGAATCCTTCAGAGCTCCCTTCCACTTGTATTTGCTGTTTTAGTAATCTCCACAGCAGCAATACTTATTCGTGGCGCTCAGACCGAAGGAGCATCTTCAAACACCATTGCATTCCTGCGACTAGCTATCGCATCAATATGTCTTGGTCTACTTTCCTTTAGATCAATCATTGAAGAAATTCGGCGTTGTGATGCTCGAACAATGGTAAGAAGTGCGCTGTCAGGCATTTTTTTAGCTGCACACTTTATGACCTGGATCATATCTCTCGAACATATATCGGTCGCAAGAAGTACGATTCTTGTAACAACGAGCCCGATTTGGGTCGCTTTACTAAGTTTCATTATTCTCAAGGAAACAATCAACAAAAAACAGCTTTTTGGAGTACTCATTGCAACGGGAAGCGCCTTCTTTCTTTTTTATCTGACCGAAGAAATGTTGCTTAATCAAGAACAAAGATCCATTAAAGGCGAGCTGCTAGCGACGTTGGGTGCAATCTCCGTCGCAGCTTACCTCATCATTGGCCGCACGCTTCGGCAGGTCATTGAATTAAAAGTCTACGTTTTTCTGACATATAGCTTTGCCACAATAGCCTTAATTTTATATAACCTGTCCAGCATCAGACAGTTAGCTCCCAACATGTCTGGGGCAGCTTGGATATATATCTTTTGTTTGGCCCTAGGCCCGCAACTCATTGGGCACACAATCCTTAATTGGGGGGTTCGCCGATTCCCTGCAACACTTGTTTCAACAATGGTGCTCGCAGAACCAATCGCGGCATCCGCACTGGCCTGGGTTATCCTTGATGAGGCTATAGGGCTTAGTAGTTTGCTAGGATTTTCAGGAATACTTTTGGGAATTTTTTTAATTGTTCGACACAATAAGCGGTAA
- the lysA gene encoding diaminopimelate decarboxylase has protein sequence MAINRQSGHLFIENKSAAEVVKEFGTPCYVYSKHSIETNFNRFNDAFAQRKHLICYAVKSNSNIAIINILSRLGSGFDIVSGGELSRVLAAGGDPGKVVFSGVGKTREEIHYALKQKIKCFNIESESELYRIAAVAKELNQDTNISFRVNPDVDAKTHPYISTGLKENKFGVDVNDARRLYKIAAELPHIKPTGIDCHIGSQLTDIAPMRDAAVIMVELTDALSTANIPIRHIDFGGGLGIKYQNETPIDQEKFVSMLLEVMGEREQEILVEPGRSIVGDSGVLLTTIEYLKHGSNKNFIVVDAAMNDLARPSLYGAYHQIDNIANKNPSPGKVYDIVGPICETGDFLGKDRNLSAHEGDVLAIHSVGAYGMTMSSNYNSRPRAPEILIDNDRAYVIRERETVEDLFSKEQTAPEGN, from the coding sequence ATGGCAATTAACCGACAATCGGGTCATCTCTTTATCGAAAACAAATCAGCAGCCGAGGTTGTAAAGGAATTCGGGACACCTTGTTATGTTTATTCGAAGCATTCAATCGAAACCAATTTCAATCGTTTCAATGATGCCTTCGCTCAGCGCAAACACCTTATTTGCTACGCGGTCAAATCTAACTCAAATATCGCGATTATTAATATTTTGTCGCGACTCGGAAGTGGATTTGATATTGTGTCTGGAGGAGAACTAAGCCGAGTTCTGGCAGCTGGCGGAGATCCCGGTAAAGTAGTTTTTTCTGGTGTAGGGAAAACTCGGGAAGAAATCCATTACGCATTAAAACAAAAGATCAAATGTTTCAATATTGAATCTGAGTCTGAGTTATATCGCATTGCTGCTGTTGCAAAGGAATTAAATCAAGACACAAATATCAGTTTCAGAGTTAACCCTGATGTGGATGCAAAGACCCATCCCTACATTTCTACTGGATTAAAAGAAAATAAATTTGGGGTTGATGTCAATGATGCCCGTAGGCTCTATAAAATAGCAGCCGAATTACCACATATAAAACCCACTGGGATCGATTGCCATATTGGGTCTCAATTAACTGATATTGCGCCAATGCGAGATGCTGCGGTGATAATGGTCGAGTTAACCGATGCGCTTAGTACTGCAAATATTCCCATCAGACACATCGATTTTGGAGGAGGGCTCGGGATTAAGTACCAAAATGAGACTCCGATTGATCAGGAAAAATTCGTGTCGATGTTGCTCGAAGTCATGGGCGAGCGCGAGCAAGAGATTCTTGTGGAACCAGGTCGGTCTATCGTTGGAGACTCTGGGGTCCTACTCACCACAATTGAATACCTTAAACATGGATCAAATAAGAATTTTATTGTCGTCGACGCAGCGATGAATGATTTAGCACGGCCATCACTATACGGGGCTTATCATCAAATCGACAACATCGCTAATAAGAATCCATCTCCTGGAAAAGTATACGATATCGTTGGGCCTATATGTGAGACAGGAGACTTTCTTGGAAAAGATCGTAACCTTTCAGCGCATGAAGGGGATGTGCTGGCCATTCACTCCGTTGGGGCATACGGAATGACTATGAGCTCTAATTATAACTCTCGACCAAGAGCACCTGAAATACTTATTGATAATGATCGTGCATATGTGATTCGCGAGCGTGAAACGGTGGAGGATCTTTTCTCAAAGGAACAAACTGCTCCTGAGGGGAACTAA
- a CDS encoding lipoprotein, with amino-acid sequence MIRLQKLAITIFYLSLVSSCGQTGSLYLPESSNSKDADVAQSVDQDPQIEKNNGN; translated from the coding sequence ATGATCCGATTACAAAAACTAGCTATAACGATATTTTATTTATCCCTTGTCTCAAGTTGCGGACAAACCGGGTCACTTTACCTCCCTGAATCATCTAACTCAAAAGACGCAGATGTCGCACAGAGCGTCGATCAAGATCCACAAATCGAGAAAAATAATGGCAATTAA